The Vibrio toranzoniae sequence AATGCCAGAGAACACTTGGCGAGTTTCACCACCGATGTCCAATTGGAACTTCAGTAGTTTGTTCGCTTTCGGAACTTCTTCACAAGAGATGATACGAGCAATACGCATATCGACTGCAGCAAAGGCATCGAACTCAATCTCGTCTGCGATTGGTTCTTTGTCTAGCTCAGTTTGGTTGGCTTGCTCTTTTTCAGCTTCTGCTTTTTCTTTCGCAGCTGCTTCTGCGGCTGCATCTTCTTTAGAAGACTCGATCATGGCTTCCACTTTCTTCGGATCAATGCGGCTAAATAGCGCTTTGAACTTAGTGATTTCGTGATCAGTTAGCGGCGCTGCAATACTTTCCCACGTTAGCTCTTCGTTTAGGAAAGCTTCGGTGCGAGCCGCAAGCTCAGGCATCACTGGTTTCAGGTAAGCCATCAGCACGCGGAATAGGTTAATACCGACAGAAGAAACTTCTTGAAGCTCTTTCTCTTTGCCTTCTTCTTTTGCAAGAACCCAAGGTGCTTTATCATCGATGTACTGGTTAGCTTTGTCTGCTAGTGCAGTAATTTCACGGATAGCGCGGCTGAACTCACGAGTTTCGTATAGCTCACCGATACGCTCAGCAGCAGCAACGAATTCATTGTAAAGTTCTGGTTCTGCAAATTCAGCAGAAAGCTTGCCTTCAAAACGCTTAGTGATGAAGCCAGCGTTACGCGAAGCTAGGTTAACGATCTTGTTTACGACATCAGCGTTTACACGTTGAGTGAAGTCTTCAAGGTTAAGGTCTAAATCATCGATACGGCTGTTTAGCTTAGCAGCGTAGTAGTAACGTAGACACTCAGGGTCTAAGTGATTTAGGTACGTACTTGCTTTAATGAATGTGCCTTTAGATTTAGACATCTTAGCACCGTTAACCGTTACGTAGCCGTGCACAAATACGTTGTTTGGCTTACGGAAGCCCGCGCCGTCTAGCATTGCTGGCCAGAATAGGCTGTGGAAGTAAACGATGTCTTTACCGATGAAGTGGTAAAGTTCAGCTGTGCTGTCTTTCTTCCAGTATTCGTCGAAGTCTAGGTCATCGCGCTTGTCACAAAGGTTTTTGAATGAGCCCATGTAACCGATAGGAGCATCTAGCCAAACGTAGAAGAATTTATCTTTCTCGCCTGGGATTTCAAAACCGAAGTAAGGTGAGTCGCGAGAGATGTCCCACTGTTGCAAGCCTGACTCAAACCATTCCTGCATTTTGTTTGCAGTTTCATTCTGTAGAGAGCCAGAACGAGTCCACTCTTTAAGCATGCTTTCGAACTGAGGTAGGTCGAAGAAGAAGTGCTCAGAGTCTTTCATTACTGGAGTTGCACCAGAAACCGCTGATTTAGGGTTAATCAGTTCAGTTGGGCTGTATGTCTCACCACAGTTATCACAGTTATCACCATACTGGTCTTCTGACTTACACTTAGGGCAAGTACCTTTTACGAAGCGGTCTGGTAGGAACATCTCTTTCTCAGGATCGAAAAGCTGAGAAATAGTGCGGCTAGAAATAAAGCCGTTCTTTTTAAGTTCTAGGTAAATGTGAGAAGCCAGTTCACGGTTCTCTTCGCTGTGTGTGCTGTGGTAGTTATCAAAGCTAATATCGAAGCCTGCGAAGTCTTGTTGGTGCTCTTCACTTACTGCAGCGATCATCTCTTCTGGTGTAATACCCATCTGTTGTGCTTTAAGCATGATTGGTGTGCCGTGGGCATCGTCAGCACAGATGAAGTTTACAGTGTTGCCACGCAGGCGTTGGTAACGAACCCAAATGTCAGCTTGGATGTGCTCAAGCATGTGACCTAGGTGAATCGAACCGTTAGCGTACGGAAGGGCACAAGTAACCAGTAATTTCCTTGGATCAAGAGTTCTTGGATCGTTTGCCATACTTAATATTCGCTTTTATTGATAGGTATAAATTTGATGGGTAATACTACTTTATAACGTGTGTTACGCCAAGGAGTCAGATACAGGATTCCCTTAGTTTTTTAGGGGTTCAGTCTTTATCTCGTGGGTGATAGCATAAATAAAAAAGGAGCTCCAATGCGTAACTTTACTTCTAAGCAAGATTTCTGTTCATGGTTGAATGAGTTCGAGTCACCTATCCTCATTCCTGAGTGGGCGTTACACCAAAATATCGTCTCTGTTGATCCCCGTGGATCATTTGTTATTACATTGCCTTTCGCTGCCAATCAGCTTGCTGTTGATCTTGAAGATTGGATTAATGCCCAGATTGAGCAAAAGCTTGTGAGTACTTTCCAATTTCAAGTGAAGGTGAAGCCATCTGCGTTAGAAACCACGGTTGCGACACCATTGAAGGGCGTGAAGAACATCATTGCCGTGACATCTGCAAAGGGTGGGGTGGGTAAATCGACGACTTCAGTCAACCTTGCTTTGGCTTTATCTAAGTCTGGTTCAAAAGTGGGTTTATTGGATGCAGATATCTATGGCCCTTCTGTGCCGATGATGCTTGGCCAATTAGACGCGAAACCAGAAGTTCAAAATAACAAGTGGATGATGCCAATTGAGGTGCACGGTATTTTCACTCACTCCATTGGTTACCTTGTATCGAAAGATGATGCTGCCATTTGGCGTGGCCCAATGGCGGCCAAGGCATTAGGCCAACTTGTTAATGAAACGGTATGGCCAGAGTTGGATTACTTAGTTATCGACATGCCACCGGGCACAGGGGATATTCAGTTAACATTGTCACAACAGATTCCTGTGACAGGGGCTGTTGTGGTGACTACGCCGCAAGATTTGGCATTAGCCGACGCACGTAAAGGTGTCGCTATGTTTGATAAAGTAAGTGTGCCAGTAGCAGGACTAGTAGAAAATATGAGCTACCATATCTGTAGCCACTGTGGTGAGAAAGAGCATATCTTTGGTGCTGGTGGCGCAGAAGCGATGTCAGAAGAGTTTCACCTTGATATCTTGGCGCAAATTCCATTGCATATTGATGTGAGAGAAGACATTGACGCAGGTTGCCCGACGGTAATACGTCGTCCAGATAGTGAGCATACGCGTCACTATCTAGAACTTGCTGAAAATATCGCTGCGAAAATGTTCTGGACGGGAAAAGCGAGACCAGAAGCGATTAACTTTTCGATGGTTGAATAGCGCGGATCAATGCAAAAAGTATCTAGGTTACCAACATAGCTGTTTGAAGTTGGACAAATAATCATTGGGGTGCGCAAATAGTTATAAGGGTGCTGTTTGAAAGCAAACGATTGTATTCATGAAATGCATTGATATCATCAATTTGACTGCAATTAGCTAGAATGGCGACTAGAATCTATGTTGTTTAGCCCCTATAATCAGGCGGTTTATCTATTCCCACCACCAAACCATATCGGGTGCAAAATTAATGTCTGATAATAATCAATGTGTCATCGTAGGTATCGCTGGCGCTTCAGCTTCAGGAAAAAGTCTGATTGCTAGTACGATTTATAATGAGCTGCGCGAAAAAGTAGGCGACCATCAAATTGGTGTTATCACGGAAGATTGCTATTACAGCGACCAAAGTCACTTGAGTATGGAAGAGCGTGTTAAAACTAACTACGATCACCCAAATGCATTAGATCATGATCTTTTATGTGAACATCTACAGCAGCTAATGAGTGGCAATGCCGTAGAAGTTCCTGAATACAGTTACACTGAGCACACACGTACTTCTGAAACGACTACACTTACACCTAAGAAAGTGATCATTTTAGAAGGTATTCTGCTATTAACAGACCCGCGTCTTCGTAACCTAATGCACGCAAGTGTTTTTATGGATACACCGTTAGACATCTGTCTATTGCGTCGTGTTAAACGTGATGTAGAAGAGCGTGGACGTACAATGGATACTGTACTTAAACAATATCAAAAAACAGTGCGTCCAATGTTCATGCAGTTTATCGAGCCTTCGAAACAACATGCAGACATCATCGTTCCTCGTGGTGGTAAAAATCGTATTGCGATTGATGTGTTAAAAGCGCACATTGCGAAGTTGTTGAAGTCTTAATCGAATAAAACTTTAGCCTAAGTGACTCACTTAGCTTTATTTTTTACCGAATCAGTGGCACTTTTATAGTGCCACTTTCTTTTTGGAATCTAAGCAAGGAATATGCGGATGAAGAAACTACTCATTTTCGTAGCCGTACCAGTATTTGTTGTCATTGCAGCAGTTCTGGCACTAGTGTTGTTAGTGAATCCTAACCAATTTAAGCCATTAATTGTCGAACAAGCCCAGAAACACACCGGCCTAGAGCTAGTGATCGAGGGCGATATCAGCTGGCAATTTTTCCCATCGA is a genomic window containing:
- the metG gene encoding methionine--tRNA ligase; translation: MANDPRTLDPRKLLVTCALPYANGSIHLGHMLEHIQADIWVRYQRLRGNTVNFICADDAHGTPIMLKAQQMGITPEEMIAAVSEEHQQDFAGFDISFDNYHSTHSEENRELASHIYLELKKNGFISSRTISQLFDPEKEMFLPDRFVKGTCPKCKSEDQYGDNCDNCGETYSPTELINPKSAVSGATPVMKDSEHFFFDLPQFESMLKEWTRSGSLQNETANKMQEWFESGLQQWDISRDSPYFGFEIPGEKDKFFYVWLDAPIGYMGSFKNLCDKRDDLDFDEYWKKDSTAELYHFIGKDIVYFHSLFWPAMLDGAGFRKPNNVFVHGYVTVNGAKMSKSKGTFIKASTYLNHLDPECLRYYYAAKLNSRIDDLDLNLEDFTQRVNADVVNKIVNLASRNAGFITKRFEGKLSAEFAEPELYNEFVAAAERIGELYETREFSRAIREITALADKANQYIDDKAPWVLAKEEGKEKELQEVSSVGINLFRVLMAYLKPVMPELAARTEAFLNEELTWESIAAPLTDHEITKFKALFSRIDPKKVEAMIESSKEDAAAEAAAKEKAEAEKEQANQTELDKEPIADEIEFDAFAAVDMRIARIISCEEVPKANKLLKFQLDIGGETRQVFSGIKSAYKPEELEGKLTVMVANLKPRKMKFGMSEGMILAAGPGGSDLWILEPHEGAQPGMRVM
- the apbC gene encoding iron-sulfur cluster carrier protein ApbC; this encodes MRNFTSKQDFCSWLNEFESPILIPEWALHQNIVSVDPRGSFVITLPFAANQLAVDLEDWINAQIEQKLVSTFQFQVKVKPSALETTVATPLKGVKNIIAVTSAKGGVGKSTTSVNLALALSKSGSKVGLLDADIYGPSVPMMLGQLDAKPEVQNNKWMMPIEVHGIFTHSIGYLVSKDDAAIWRGPMAAKALGQLVNETVWPELDYLVIDMPPGTGDIQLTLSQQIPVTGAVVVTTPQDLALADARKGVAMFDKVSVPVAGLVENMSYHICSHCGEKEHIFGAGGAEAMSEEFHLDILAQIPLHIDVREDIDAGCPTVIRRPDSEHTRHYLELAENIAAKMFWTGKARPEAINFSMVE
- the udk gene encoding uridine kinase encodes the protein MSDNNQCVIVGIAGASASGKSLIASTIYNELREKVGDHQIGVITEDCYYSDQSHLSMEERVKTNYDHPNALDHDLLCEHLQQLMSGNAVEVPEYSYTEHTRTSETTTLTPKKVIILEGILLLTDPRLRNLMHASVFMDTPLDICLLRRVKRDVEERGRTMDTVLKQYQKTVRPMFMQFIEPSKQHADIIVPRGGKNRIAIDVLKAHIAKLLKS